CGTCGAATCGCAACTTCAGGAGATTGCTGCAACCGTGCCTGGAGAACCAGTCCAAATTACGGAAGTTTCTGCCGATGACCTTACCACGATAGGGTGGAACCGACTCGTTGAGACGGTCAACTCTTTGAACAGCAGTTCCGGATCGATTCCACTAGCAGAACGTATTGCAGCATTGGCCTCAGACAATACGAATGATCAGTTGGCTGAAGCACTCAACGCCCTAAGTGAAGGAATCGCGTTGACCGATGCGAATGGGCGTTTGCAATTTGCCAACGGAGCGCTGAAAGGATTGCTTGACTGTGAGGACGCCTTCAACTCTGAGGCTCCGTTTCACGAACATTTGCAGAATCTTGTCGAAGAGCTCAAAGATGAAGACGCCTTCGAAGAACAAACTCGGGGACGCCATGTCGCCACCGAAGCAACCCGGACCGTCAATGGCATGCCTCACGTGATTCGCATCGTACGCGAGCCGAATGTATCGGGTGAGGCTCCCGAGGAGTCACCGGGTCACGTCTGGTTAGTCCGCGATGTAACACAGCAAAAACTAGCTGAGAAGTCCCGCGATCGATTCCTGGATGCTGCCACACACGAGTTGAGAACTCCGCTCGCCAATATTAAGGCTTACGCAGAAACCCTCGCCGGGGCTGACTCTCTCGAGATTGAGCAACAGAAAGAGTTTTGCAACACGATCAACAGTGAAGTAACGCGGCTTTCGCGATTCGTCGACGACCTGCTCAGCATCAGCAGCCTAGAAGTCGGTTCGTTGACGGTCGATTTGCGTCCAACAGATATGAAACGCGTGTTTGACGAAGTGCTCGATAAGATCCGACCCTTACTCGGCCAGAAAGGGCACACGTTGGACGTACGGCTGCCCGAGAAGCTCGGCGAAATGCGGGTCGACAAAGACAAAGTCATCGCCGTGCTCGTCAATCTGCTCGGTAATGCCGCCAAGTACACACCGAAGGGAGGCCACATTGGCCTGAAAGTCAAACGTCTTGAGAACGGCCTGCAGATCGCCGTCGAAGATTCAGGCGTGGGAATTGCCCCGGAAGAAAAGGAAAAAGTCTTCGAGAAGTTCTTCCGTAGTGAAGACCCCCGGGTTCAAGGCGAAACAGGCTCCGGCTTAGGGCTCTCGCTCGCGCGTGAAGTCGCACGCATGCATGGTGGCGAGATCACCTGTGACAGCGTGATCAACGAAGGCACCACCTTTACGTTTGATCTGCCCAACGCTGAGGAGGTTTCTCATGCTCGCCGTTGAGACCCAAGGCGCGGTCGAAGTGGTGAGCCTGAATGCACCGCTAGACTCTCAGAATGCCGATGAATTGGCCGAAAGCATCAGTCAGCGATGTGCGCATGGTCAGCCAGCGATCGTCATCGATCTTAAGAATACCCCGCTGATCGATAGTGCAGGTTTAGAATCGCTCGTCGACGTCCAGCAAATGGCCGCGAAACGAGGTGGCAGTGTCAAGCTAAGCGGGCCGAATCCGCTTTGTGCAGATATTCTTCACGTCAGTGGAATGAATCGCCGGTTTGAAGTCTTTGAAACGGCCAAAGCAGCCGTTGGGAGCTTTGCCGGATGACTCTCACCATTGATCAAGGCAACACCGACGAACAGCACCTAGCGGGACTTCTGCACGAAGCTCCTGAGGAGCAGCCTCTGCATAAGGGACCTCTCGGTCAACGCCTTATCCGGGCTAACTTGCTCGGCCAAGAAGAACTCGATACCGCGCTGAGCCAGCAGGCGGAAAGCGGCAAGAAGCTTGGCGAAACCTTGCTTGAGCTGGGCTTCGTCAGCGAAGACCAGTTGCTCCCTTTTATCGAGCAACAATTGGAAGTTCCAGCAGTCAGACTTCGTGATGGCTTGCTCGACCCGGTTGCCGTGCGGACTTTGCCGCGCTACTTGGCTGAAGAGTTCAACGTGCTGGCATTATTTCGCATTCACAACGAGCTGGTCCTTGCGACTGACGACCCGCACAACCTCCTAGCAATCGACGCCGTCGAGCAGGCGACAGGACTAACTGTCCGTCCCGTTTTTGCTTTCGGTGCTGCCATCGAGCGTTTCGTCGGACGTGCTTACGAAGAAGACTTTCAAGTCGATGCCGTTACGGCCGACCTCGATGATGCGGCTCTCGAACTTCGGGCGGACGCTGCAGACCTTGATATCGCTTCGGTCAACGAGCTGGTTGATGGCAGCCCCATCATCAATCTCGTCAACTACTTAATGCTACAAGCTGTTCGCAAAGGGGCCAGCGATATTCACATTGAGCCTGGCCGAAAATCAGCGTCGGTTCGGTTCCGCATCGATGGCCAACTTGTCGAAATGCTGAAGCCACGGCGCGACATCTACCCGGCGATCGTTTCCCGTATCAAAGTGATGGCGAAGCTCGACATTGCCGAGCATCGACAGCCCCAAGATGGCCGTTGTCAGGTGGTTGCCGAGGGCAAAGAAGTCGACCTTCGTATCTCGACTCTTCCAACTGTGATGGGCGAAAAGGTGGTCATGCGTGTTCTCGACAAGGGCCGTCTCACCTTCGATCTTGATGAGTTGGGAATCAACTTAGAGACACTGACCACGCTCAAAAAACTTCTGAAAAAACCACACGGCTTGCTGCTCGTGACAGGCCCCACCGGTAGCGGTAAGACGACGACACTCTATTCAGCATTGGAACTGATCAAATCGGTCACGCTCAACGCTGTCACTGTTGAAGACCCTGTCGAATATCAGGTTGAGCAGGTTAACCAGGTGCAAGTCGATTCGGCCCGAGGGGTTAGCTTCGCGGCAGCCCTTCGTTCGATCCTCCGACAAGACCCCGACGTCATCATGGTCGGTGAAATCCGTGATGCCGAAACGGCCCAAGTCGCCGTGCAAGCAGCACTGACCGGTCACTTGGTGTTGAGCACCCTACATACCAACGACAGCGCCGGTGCAATCACACGAATGCTGGATATGGGCGTCGAGAGCTATAAACTCGCCGCTTCTTTAGTGGGCGTGATGGCCCAGCGGCTCGTGAGAACGATTTGCCCGCATTGTAGAACAACGCACTACGCGTCCGCTGAATACCTGGAGTCGCTCAATTTCAAGGGCGACTCCCGTCGCAGTTTCGCCCGCGGTGAGGGATGCCACGAGTGTTTCGACACCGGCTACCAAGGCCGGACAGGCATCTATGAAGTGCTCCCCGTTACCTCCGAATTCCGAGCAATGATCGCCTCTGAAGAAGATGTCGATACGATCCGTCGGTGGCGCGACGATCAAGGTTTCGAATCGCTTCTGGCCGGAGGACTGAATCTAGCGGAGATGGAACAGACCAGTTTGGAAGAAGTAGCGCGTGTCGCCTTCTTCGATTAGTACAGGACAAGACGAACAGGACCCATGTCAACCACTTCCACCGTCCCTGATTGGATGAGCGCCGACTTTGCACCGGTAATGCAACCTGCGAAATCGCGGGGCTCGTCGTGGCGCGCGCGTAGTCGAGTGACGAAGAGCCAGTTGGCTGACTTTCTGGCACAACTGTCGATTATGTCTCGCTCAGGCGTCGACTTGGCATCAGCGATTCAGTCACTCGCAATGCAGTGCGAACAGCCTCAACTTGCCGAAATCCTACGAGAGGTCAACGAAGCGGTTGTCAGTGGTCACACGCTTTCTGAGGCGCTCAAAAAACACCCTGCGACTTTCGACCCCGCCTTTGTAGCGACCGTGTCTGCGGGTGAGGCGAGTGGTCGAATGTCGGAAGTACTGACGCATCTGGCAGATGTTTATCGTGGCGAAGTCCGGCTCCGCCGCACCATCAAGACGATGCTAACCTATCCCGTCTTACTGACGATGGTCTCTGGTGGGGTAGTTGTCGCACTCGTACTTTTCGTCTTGCCACGGTTCGCAGGCATCTTCGAACAATATGATATGGTTCTGCCAGCACTGACGCAGTGGCTGATTAACTTTGCTTCAGAACTCCGCGGACGCTGGTGGCTGTGGCTGCCGCTGTTCGGGGCGGTCGTCGGTGGTGCGGCCGCTTGGTTCCTCACCGAAACCGGCCAAAGCTGGTGGAACAGAGTATGCGTAAGCTTGCCGCTACTGCGGGGCATTACGAAACCACTTTGCACGGGCCGCATCTGCCGGATGCTGTCACTTATGCTCACTAGCGGCGTGCCGTTGGTCGAAGGACTGCGACTCACTGAGCAGTCCGTAGGCAATCGAGAATTCAAGAATGTCCTTCGCAAGATGACCGACGCGGTTGTCAATGGCCGCTCGCTCACAAGCGTGATGAGCAACGCAGAGATCTTCCCCCAATCAGCCCGCGAAATGATCGCCACCTCAGAAGGAGCGGGCAAGCTCGATGAAGTCGCTTCGCTGCTCGGTGCCTACTACGAAGAGGAAGCGGAATCAAAAATGAGACAAGCGCTCCGCATGTTCGAGCCAGCCATCACCGTCATCATGGGGGCGATCATCGCCTGCATTGTGCTGGCGGTCATGTTGCCTGTGTTCGATCTCTCAAGCATGAAGGGAGCACGGTAGAGGCAAGCCCCACTGTCGGGCAAGCAAGCTTTCCACCATCGCATCATGACATTCCTGCAGAAAAAACCGGGCTGGATCGGCGTTGACCTTGGCGTTTCAAGCGTCAAGATTGCGCAATTGGTCTGGCGCGAGGGGCGTCTGGTGATCGGCAGCACGGCACAAGCTTCACGACGCAAATCGTGGCTGACCGACGGAAAGTGTCGCCAAGCCAGCCTGCTTCCCGCAAGTTCCAAATCGGAACTGAGCGAAGCGGTTCTGATAGGAAAGAAGTGGCAAGGCAACACGGCAGCCGCTTCACTCTCCCTCGCAGTGGCTGATGTGTATCAGGCACCACTTCCAAACGAGGGATTCGAGGATCCCACACGTTGCGAGACGTTCCGGAAGGCAGCGCTGTATCCACTTGAACTCCGCCAGCTCGATTGGTGGCCCGCGGCTGCAAACGCCAAAAATCCGCCGCACGCGATGGTCGCCAGCTTGCCTCAGGCGTGGTCAGAATTGGTTTGCAAAGAACTCGCCCAACAGAAATGGAACTGCCGGGCCATCGACCTGCTTTCCTGGAGCTTGGCCCGTGCGATTGGGCTTGCGGACTCAGGCGGACAACCTTCGCAGGCCCGCCCCGGCATCTACGCAGCGATTGACTGGGGATGCAGCAAAGCTACCTGTATCCTCTATAGAGATGGCGTTCCCATTCTCATGCGTTCGCTGAAAGACGGTGGCTTTGCAAACATCGTTGGTGCACTCAAGGAGCAGTTGGGAGCGAACGAACTCGAAACTCGGGAGCTTATCCAATCGGCGGGAGCAGAGCATTCAGGTTCTGCCGCCTCGCGGGTCGTCTCGAAACTCA
The genomic region above belongs to Lacipirellulaceae bacterium and contains:
- a CDS encoding ATPase, T2SS/T4P/T4SS family encodes the protein MTLTIDQGNTDEQHLAGLLHEAPEEQPLHKGPLGQRLIRANLLGQEELDTALSQQAESGKKLGETLLELGFVSEDQLLPFIEQQLEVPAVRLRDGLLDPVAVRTLPRYLAEEFNVLALFRIHNELVLATDDPHNLLAIDAVEQATGLTVRPVFAFGAAIERFVGRAYEEDFQVDAVTADLDDAALELRADAADLDIASVNELVDGSPIINLVNYLMLQAVRKGASDIHIEPGRKSASVRFRIDGQLVEMLKPRRDIYPAIVSRIKVMAKLDIAEHRQPQDGRCQVVAEGKEVDLRISTLPTVMGEKVVMRVLDKGRLTFDLDELGINLETLTTLKKLLKKPHGLLLVTGPTGSGKTTTLYSALELIKSVTLNAVTVEDPVEYQVEQVNQVQVDSARGVSFAAALRSILRQDPDVIMVGEIRDAETAQVAVQAALTGHLVLSTLHTNDSAGAITRMLDMGVESYKLAASLVGVMAQRLVRTICPHCRTTHYASAEYLESLNFKGDSRRSFARGEGCHECFDTGYQGRTGIYEVLPVTSEFRAMIASEEDVDTIRRWRDDQGFESLLAGGLNLAEMEQTSLEEVARVAFFD
- a CDS encoding ATP-binding protein, whose protein sequence is MISRKQNLGLPRQVVAWYLFFCLAAVCWLAMGLLDASHEVVTKRQAESSVSRLARAVSSMESSYRQHQWQGLDLVLTQLRSQGQFTYCSLLDLDEVAVADTRENMVGVVAIEPEGTVIEEAGVWGTRVRQDSGLVLTEYRVPLFSAGENFGTLVAANAQANSFASFAETINAAPSAVAIPVLLILGGGILLARLTRAAATVESQLQEIAATVPGEPVQITEVSADDLTTIGWNRLVETVNSLNSSSGSIPLAERIAALASDNTNDQLAEALNALSEGIALTDANGRLQFANGALKGLLDCEDAFNSEAPFHEHLQNLVEELKDEDAFEEQTRGRHVATEATRTVNGMPHVIRIVREPNVSGEAPEESPGHVWLVRDVTQQKLAEKSRDRFLDAATHELRTPLANIKAYAETLAGADSLEIEQQKEFCNTINSEVTRLSRFVDDLLSISSLEVGSLTVDLRPTDMKRVFDEVLDKIRPLLGQKGHTLDVRLPEKLGEMRVDKDKVIAVLVNLLGNAAKYTPKGGHIGLKVKRLENGLQIAVEDSGVGIAPEEKEKVFEKFFRSEDPRVQGETGSGLGLSLAREVARMHGGEITCDSVINEGTTFTFDLPNAEEVSHARR
- a CDS encoding type II secretion system F family protein gives rise to the protein MSTTSTVPDWMSADFAPVMQPAKSRGSSWRARSRVTKSQLADFLAQLSIMSRSGVDLASAIQSLAMQCEQPQLAEILREVNEAVVSGHTLSEALKKHPATFDPAFVATVSAGEASGRMSEVLTHLADVYRGEVRLRRTIKTMLTYPVLLTMVSGGVVVALVLFVLPRFAGIFEQYDMVLPALTQWLINFASELRGRWWLWLPLFGAVVGGAAAWFLTETGQSWWNRVCVSLPLLRGITKPLCTGRICRMLSLMLTSGVPLVEGLRLTEQSVGNREFKNVLRKMTDAVVNGRSLTSVMSNAEIFPQSAREMIATSEGAGKLDEVASLLGAYYEEEAESKMRQALRMFEPAITVIMGAIIACIVLAVMLPVFDLSSMKGAR
- the pilM gene encoding pilus assembly protein PilM, which translates into the protein MTFLQKKPGWIGVDLGVSSVKIAQLVWREGRLVIGSTAQASRRKSWLTDGKCRQASLLPASSKSELSEAVLIGKKWQGNTAAASLSLAVADVYQAPLPNEGFEDPTRCETFRKAALYPLELRQLDWWPAAANAKNPPHAMVASLPQAWSELVCKELAQQKWNCRAIDLLSWSLARAIGLADSGGQPSQARPGIYAAIDWGCSKATCILYRDGVPILMRSLKDGGFANIVGALKEQLGANELETRELIQSAGAEHSGSAASRVVSKLIARHWRKFESELLRTLDYWESQTRGEKLEQIYLFGGGAGLGDAQQRISGITSVKTTRWSFPQAPQSNNQQPIPSFLLGSAVGLSAMAWEKS
- a CDS encoding STAS domain-containing protein, with protein sequence MLAVETQGAVEVVSLNAPLDSQNADELAESISQRCAHGQPAIVIDLKNTPLIDSAGLESLVDVQQMAAKRGGSVKLSGPNPLCADILHVSGMNRRFEVFETAKAAVGSFAG